From Salminus brasiliensis chromosome 21, fSalBra1.hap2, whole genome shotgun sequence, a single genomic window includes:
- the LOC140543019 gene encoding PAK4-inhibitor INKA2-like isoform X2, whose product MKEAGDGLHAQMNSMMGALQELKLLQVQTALEQLEISGKSSCVTQPPAKHSNPIPDLEEQRRQLLRTPSQEDQGQFPHPHHSSIGTSPSTSSLESESTPLPRRISGYTAPQVEYCGPKVCQPPMEYHNEQSQPAQLSPVDLSGILYSLSREGPSLDSDYGEDSLDESSDWTSSLMSRSRNRQPLVLGDNVLADLVGNWLDLPELEKDCLEGERGLSRPDSPAHPLHLSRSQEFCKRFSLTSNFFKKFLRSVRPDREKLLKEKPGWMPPGHDPEAELLKRPKKATKAKGSFYLPFWAGGQQAKGRPQPAEERSQFLGLYIDRGPSEPVEKVHPLFDYNTAVWV is encoded by the coding sequence ATGAAGGAAGCTGGTGATGGGCTTCATGCTCAGATGAACTCGATGATGGGAGCTCTGCAAGAACTCAAGCTTCTCCAAGTCCAAACTGCACTTGAGCAGCTGGAGATCTCTGGAAAATCTAGCTGCGTGACTCAGCCTCCAGCCAAACACTCTAATCCTATCCCTGACCTTGAAGAGCAGCGACGTCAGCTACTTCGGACCCCTAGCCAAGAAGATCAAGGACAGTTTCCGCATCCACATCACAGTAGCATTGGGACTTCACCCTCGACCTCCAGCTTGGAGAGTGAGAGCACGCCTTTGCCCAGAAGAATCTCAGGATACACTGCCCCTCAAGTAGAATACTGTGGCCCGAAGGTGTGCCAGCCACCCATGGAGTACCACAATGAGCAATCCCAACCTGCACAACTATCCCCAGTAGATCTGTCTGGGATCCTCTACAGCCTGTCACGAGAGggaccttccctggacagtgacTATGGAGAGGACAGCTTGGATGAATCCAGCGACTGGACCTCCTCTCTTATGAGCCGCAGCCGCAACCGGCAGCCTCTAGTGCTGGGGGACAATGTGCTTGCCGACCTTGTGGGCAACTGGCTGGACCTTCCCGAACTGGAAAAAGACTGCTTAGAAGGAGAGAGGGGACTCAGTAGACCAGactctccagctcatccacTGCACCTGAGTCGGTCACAAGAGTTCTGCAAAAGGTTTTCACTGACCAGTAACTTTTTCAAGAAGTTCCTGCGCAGTGTGCGGCCTGACCGGGAGAAGTTGTTGAAGGAGAAACCTGGATGGATGCCTCCAGGTCATGACCCTGAGGCAGAACTGCTGAAGAGACCCAAGAAAGCAACCAAGGCCAAGGGCAGTTTCTACTTGCCATTTTGGGCAGGGGGACAGCAGGCAAAGGGTAGGCCTCAGCCAGCAGAGGAAAGGAGCCAGTTCCTAGGACTTTACATTGACAGGGGGCCTTCAGAGCCAGTAGAGAAGGTCCATCCTCTGTTTGACTACAATACAGCTGTTTGGGTTTAG
- the LOC140543019 gene encoding PAK4-inhibitor INKA2-like isoform X1, whose product MDTCLRRLRQELLSMKEAGDGLHAQMNSMMGALQELKLLQVQTALEQLEISGKSSCVTQPPAKHSNPIPDLEEQRRQLLRTPSQEDQGQFPHPHHSSIGTSPSTSSLESESTPLPRRISGYTAPQVEYCGPKVCQPPMEYHNEQSQPAQLSPVDLSGILYSLSREGPSLDSDYGEDSLDESSDWTSSLMSRSRNRQPLVLGDNVLADLVGNWLDLPELEKDCLEGERGLSRPDSPAHPLHLSRSQEFCKRFSLTSNFFKKFLRSVRPDREKLLKEKPGWMPPGHDPEAELLKRPKKATKAKGSFYLPFWAGGQQAKGRPQPAEERSQFLGLYIDRGPSEPVEKVHPLFDYNTAVWV is encoded by the exons ATGGATACATGTTTGAGGCGACTGAGACAAGAACTG CTCTCAATGAAGGAAGCTGGTGATGGGCTTCATGCTCAGATGAACTCGATGATGGGAGCTCTGCAAGAACTCAAGCTTCTCCAAGTCCAAACTGCACTTGAGCAGCTGGAGATCTCTGGAAAATCTAGCTGCGTGACTCAGCCTCCAGCCAAACACTCTAATCCTATCCCTGACCTTGAAGAGCAGCGACGTCAGCTACTTCGGACCCCTAGCCAAGAAGATCAAGGACAGTTTCCGCATCCACATCACAGTAGCATTGGGACTTCACCCTCGACCTCCAGCTTGGAGAGTGAGAGCACGCCTTTGCCCAGAAGAATCTCAGGATACACTGCCCCTCAAGTAGAATACTGTGGCCCGAAGGTGTGCCAGCCACCCATGGAGTACCACAATGAGCAATCCCAACCTGCACAACTATCCCCAGTAGATCTGTCTGGGATCCTCTACAGCCTGTCACGAGAGggaccttccctggacagtgacTATGGAGAGGACAGCTTGGATGAATCCAGCGACTGGACCTCCTCTCTTATGAGCCGCAGCCGCAACCGGCAGCCTCTAGTGCTGGGGGACAATGTGCTTGCCGACCTTGTGGGCAACTGGCTGGACCTTCCCGAACTGGAAAAAGACTGCTTAGAAGGAGAGAGGGGACTCAGTAGACCAGactctccagctcatccacTGCACCTGAGTCGGTCACAAGAGTTCTGCAAAAGGTTTTCACTGACCAGTAACTTTTTCAAGAAGTTCCTGCGCAGTGTGCGGCCTGACCGGGAGAAGTTGTTGAAGGAGAAACCTGGATGGATGCCTCCAGGTCATGACCCTGAGGCAGAACTGCTGAAGAGACCCAAGAAAGCAACCAAGGCCAAGGGCAGTTTCTACTTGCCATTTTGGGCAGGGGGACAGCAGGCAAAGGGTAGGCCTCAGCCAGCAGAGGAAAGGAGCCAGTTCCTAGGACTTTACATTGACAGGGGGCCTTCAGAGCCAGTAGAGAAGGTCCATCCTCTGTTTGACTACAATACAGCTGTTTGGGTTTAG